The Chelonoidis abingdonii isolate Lonesome George chromosome 11, CheloAbing_2.0, whole genome shotgun sequence genomic interval cctcactcaccgCCGGCGCCGCCCATAGAGCTGCCGGCGCAGCTCCCGGGATATGGGCCGCAGGTGCATGAAGTTGCAGAACCCTCCACGCGTGCActccctggggggcagagagcgAGGGGGTGACAGTCAGCAATGGGGGCACTCGTGGCAGCTGGTGTTGGCCAGGGGGCACTGACCATGAAGGGTTAACGGGGCCAGGGTACCTGGCAGGTacctgccaggggagaggaatCCCCAAGgctctaagttccctctaagctgcgtggcCACACAGCTGCATAGTAAGTGCCGCGCAGGCACTTagagctgtggtggggagagatacCTCTCCCCAAAGCCCAGTCCTGCCACGGCCCCCCTCCGCCGGCCCACTACTTAGCCTACccgcccttcccccagccctgaacctgcTGCGGCCCAAGGACAGATGCCTTCCCTGGCCCTGACCCAGCTCCGAACCTGCTGCAGCCGCGGGACAGGCGCCCTCCCCAAGCCCAGTCCTGAACCTGGCCgtgacccagcccagccccgaaCCTGCcgcagccaggggacagggaccatctccAGCCCGGTCCTGAACCTGCCCACCCTTCCCCTGGCCccgaccccagcccagcccagccccgaaCCTGCCACAGCCGGGGGACAGGCAccatccccagcccagtcctgaACCTGCCACAGTCAGGGTACAGGCGCCAtccccggcccagcccagcccccaacctGCCAAGGCTGAGGGACAGGCGCCCTGGCCCTACCCGTCCTggacctgctgtggctgggggagaggcgcctctcctccccagcccaggtgctgctgaggggagaaagagatggggtgaggggcgagtcctctctccccacttttACCCCaatgcaccccaaagccctcatctccagctcccccaaagcccacacctccagctggatCCCTcaccctcctgcatctcaaccctCTCAACTCCCACGCTCCAAAtgctttgggagagggatagctcaatggtttgagcactggcctgctaaacccagcgttgtgagctcaatccttgagggggtaaaaatctgtctaggaattggtcctgctttgagcaggggattagactagatacctcctgaggtcccttccaaccctgagattctatgatttctatgaccccagccctgagcccccttccacactccgaATGCCTCGGCCCCAGCTCACACCATGAATTTTGTTAGGTGCACCaacatggaggtgatgtgtcacaaaattcattccgcgcatgggtgggaaaaattcaAGGGAACACTGCAAAGGGTTAATGGGGTCCAGATGCCCAGTGGGTacttgctggggagagggggcctggggagaggggttagAGGGCTAGCGTGACCAGCAAGTACCTTCCTGGGGAGAGGGGATCCTGAAGGATTATGGGGCCAGGGCGCCCAGCAGGTACTGGCCAGAAAGGGGGATCCCTGAGCGGTTAATGAGGGCAGAGTCCCAGAGGTGCCATCCCTGTgcccagtcacttaccccatCTCGTACTGGCGGCAGCAGGACTCGCGGAAGTCGGTGACCGGGGACAGCTCGGCCCGCACGGCCTGGCCATTGAACCAGCGATTGTTCAGCTCCCTCACAGCCCGCTCGGCGTCCTCCTCCCGCCGGAACTGGGAAGGAACGAAAGTCAAAAGGGCTGCCTCTGGGGAGCGCTGGCCCCAATCTGGACCCAGGGCAGGTAttggctggctggggtgggggggggaaggaatagggcacagggcctttcccctctagggggcattGGCCCCAATCTGGCTCCAGGGTGGgtactggctggctcagggggtgggtgggaggaatggggcacagggcctttcccctctagtgGGTGCTGGCCccaatctggccccagggcagatattagctggctgggggtgggaggcgctgggggttACCTTGACATAGACGTTGCCGACTAGGTGGTCCCCAAGGTTGTCACAAACGTTCATCTCCTCGATCTCCCCATACTTCTCCTCCAACTCTGTGAAGACCTCCTGGCGCAGGGACAGAATGAGCTTCATGGGGCAAATACCCAGTAACACTGCACAGGGTTGGCCAGCCTGGCCCtcggatgcagccacctctggggcagggcagctggggaacagtcACACATAATGCTGCACAGGGATGGCTCGCCCGGCCCTGGGATGCAGCCATctcaggggcagggcagctggggaacagccgcaGAGTGATACCACATAAGGCTGGCTTGCCTGATGTGAGATGCAGTCACTAtttctggcttctgttcccagctctgggaggggagtggagtttTGTGGTCGTGGAGTAGAGGaacctgggagccaggatgcctgggttctgtcctaGCTTGCTTTCAGTGACTTACCTCAAAGAAATTGTCATAATGCTCCTGCACTTCCACATCGCTGACATGacctggaggagagagagacagactcacGGCTGCCGGACAATGGGCAAGCTGCATTCGGTGCCTCCTGTTGCCAGGAGTGAGGGGCGTCTCCAGAGGCCACAAGCTTCCTCACAAGCAAGGCGGTGCCCAGGAGCATGGACAGAGACCCGACCAGGGCATTAAGGGACGAGAAGGGCTGGGAGGCTGTGCA includes:
- the U2AF1L4 gene encoding splicing factor U2AF 26 kDa subunit isoform X1, with the translated sequence MAEYLASIFGTEKDKVNCSFYFKIGACRHGDRCSRLHNRPTFSQTIVLLNLYRNPQNTAQSADGSHCHVSDVEVQEHYDNFFEEVFTELEEKYGEIEEMNVCDNLGDHLVGNVYVKFRREEDAERAVRELNNRWFNGQAVRAELSPVTDFRESCCRQYEMGECTRGGFCNFMHLRPISRELRRQLYGRRRRAPSPSRSHNRPRDKKRQRLPDHRYGRF